In one Leptospira fletcheri genomic region, the following are encoded:
- a CDS encoding thioredoxin domain-containing protein, which yields MKKLQSNYVLAGIAGIGLILSFFLIQKFFGGDGAAQALCNALSETGSCDKVSESSFSAIRNIPFFGDVPIALFGFTFYGFLGFLFVWSERDKNSETDYLRLAFYMIVLGTIIDLALLLVSLFVIKAICGLCAATYVITLALLVLTYSRFQGIKEKSPAKILPTVSKDFLNFAIAILAFLLVGQVFGKITSSSLTAGEHSGASQVSRALADYDAAPITPIDIVGSSVEGDPKAPITIVKFADFNCGHCMHTSHILRGILRDYEGIVKVVYKNFPLDGNCNRLVQRSSPEASSCVAASAAICADKQNKFSVVYSGLYKDTELGVMHTPATVLKLAESSGLNMNSFRSCLSSPAVRQQISKEVDEAEKLNIRSTPSLYINDKAIRSGTPDEQFLRELINKLMKKV from the coding sequence ATGAAAAAACTCCAATCCAATTATGTTCTAGCCGGAATCGCCGGAATCGGTCTTATACTTTCCTTTTTCCTGATCCAGAAGTTCTTCGGCGGAGACGGAGCGGCCCAGGCCCTTTGTAACGCTCTCAGCGAAACGGGTTCCTGTGACAAGGTTTCGGAAAGCAGTTTTTCCGCGATTCGTAATATTCCTTTCTTCGGAGATGTTCCGATCGCATTGTTCGGTTTTACGTTCTACGGTTTTCTCGGGTTTTTATTCGTTTGGTCGGAAAGGGATAAAAATTCCGAAACGGATTATCTTCGACTCGCATTCTACATGATCGTATTAGGAACGATCATCGATCTTGCCTTACTCCTGGTTTCTCTATTTGTTATTAAGGCGATCTGCGGACTTTGCGCGGCCACTTACGTAATTACCTTAGCCCTTTTGGTTCTTACGTATTCGAGGTTCCAGGGAATCAAAGAAAAATCCCCGGCAAAGATTCTGCCCACAGTATCCAAGGATTTTCTGAATTTCGCGATCGCGATCTTGGCTTTCCTTTTGGTCGGCCAGGTTTTCGGCAAAATCACCTCTTCTTCTTTGACTGCGGGAGAACACTCCGGGGCTTCTCAAGTCTCTCGCGCTCTTGCGGATTACGACGCGGCTCCGATCACTCCGATCGACATCGTCGGATCTTCCGTCGAGGGAGATCCGAAGGCCCCTATTACGATCGTGAAATTCGCGGACTTTAACTGCGGACATTGCATGCATACTTCCCATATTCTTAGGGGAATCCTGAGGGATTATGAAGGAATCGTAAAGGTCGTCTATAAGAACTTTCCTTTGGACGGAAATTGCAATCGTCTTGTCCAAAGATCCTCTCCCGAAGCAAGTTCTTGCGTCGCCGCTTCCGCCGCTATTTGTGCGGATAAGCAGAATAAATTTTCCGTCGTCTACTCCGGTCTTTATAAGGATACAGAGCTAGGAGTTATGCATACTCCAGCCACCGTTTTAAAATTGGCGGAATCTAGCGGACTCAACATGAATTCCTTTCGATCTTGCCTATCTTCTCCGGCCGTTCGCCAGCAGATTTCCAAGGAAGTGGACGAAGCGGAAAAGTTGAATATACGCAGCACTCCGAGTCTCTATATTAACGACAAAGCGATACGCAGTGGTACGCCCGACGAACAATTCCTAAGGGAATTGATCAATAAGCTGATGAAGAAAGTTTAA
- the thiD gene encoding bifunctional hydroxymethylpyrimidine kinase/phosphomethylpyrimidine kinase gives MVKNHPVALTIAGSDSGGGAGIQADLKSFQSTGSFGTSAITCITAQNPEGVSGILEIDPDFLEKQIRAVFSYFSVAAVKTGMLLSKEIVSRVALLLREFRREGRIFRYVLDPVMVASSGASLLREDAVDSILDELLPLADLITPNLDEGKILGIGKIRRTTEMGAAAETLSEKLKTNVLLKGGHLKDADKAVDALAISGRSATIYSKPFIRDFYPHGTGCTYSSAIASYLAQGDSLEVSVSKGKDFLHSTIVQAYSIGRSKTLNHLPKEYR, from the coding sequence TTGGTAAAGAATCATCCTGTAGCATTAACGATCGCCGGCTCGGATTCCGGAGGAGGAGCTGGAATCCAAGCGGATCTCAAATCCTTCCAGAGCACGGGAAGTTTTGGAACTTCCGCGATCACATGTATTACCGCTCAAAATCCGGAAGGAGTTTCCGGAATTTTGGAAATCGATCCGGACTTTCTGGAAAAGCAGATCCGGGCTGTTTTTTCGTATTTTTCCGTAGCAGCGGTAAAGACTGGAATGCTCCTTTCAAAAGAGATCGTTTCTCGAGTGGCGCTTCTCCTTCGCGAATTCCGAAGGGAAGGCCGGATATTCCGATACGTACTGGATCCCGTAATGGTTGCTTCCAGCGGAGCAAGTTTGTTACGCGAAGACGCCGTCGATTCCATTTTGGACGAATTGCTTCCGTTGGCCGACCTGATTACTCCGAATCTGGACGAAGGAAAAATCTTAGGAATAGGGAAAATCCGTCGTACCACGGAAATGGGCGCGGCGGCGGAAACTTTATCCGAAAAGTTAAAGACGAATGTGCTCTTAAAAGGCGGTCATCTAAAGGATGCGGACAAGGCTGTCGACGCTTTGGCGATTTCCGGTCGATCGGCAACGATCTACTCGAAACCGTTTATCAGGGATTTTTATCCGCACGGAACGGGATGTACGTATTCTTCCGCCATCGCTTCCTATTTGGCCCAGGGAGATTCTCTCGAAGTTTCCGTTTCCAAAGGAAAAGATTTTCTGCACTCTACGATCGTTCAGGCGTATTCGATCGGAAGATCCAAAACCTTAAACCACCTTCCGAAAGAATATCGTTAA
- a CDS encoding MGMT family protein gives MKSRPALKKKSKKEEKKPSFYEEVYSITKKIPRGKVTSYGRIAVILGHPRAARAVGYALNAIPKNREGKIPWQRVINSKGRISFRGDSHRAILQRKILESEGIRFDDNETVDWKKFGWP, from the coding sequence ATGAAATCCCGTCCCGCTTTAAAAAAGAAATCGAAGAAAGAAGAGAAAAAACCTAGTTTCTACGAAGAAGTCTATTCGATCACAAAAAAAATTCCCAGAGGAAAAGTGACGAGCTACGGTAGAATTGCAGTAATTCTCGGCCACCCAAGAGCGGCAAGAGCCGTGGGCTATGCTTTAAACGCGATTCCGAAAAACCGCGAGGGAAAAATCCCTTGGCAGAGAGTGATCAACAGTAAAGGCAGAATTTCCTTTAGAGGGGATTCCCACCGAGCGATCCTGCAGAGAAAGATCTTAGAGTCGGAAGGAATCAGATTCGACGATAACGAAACCGTCGATTGGAAAAAGTTCGGATGGCCTTGA
- a CDS encoding sensor histidine kinase, translating to MKIIRKFGPLLGLVLAITFLQTVVILTLNIGSATAKEKELLIGSLLISAAAATLFYIVFSLLTGDTSFSQTIDRLTVRDRQYLKYLSVLDKFKSDLIATNITDSVCEKILKFVPNIVPQASTKIYLWREDLGTFSPFPKDGAAEHFYIFDPFLLWITEHDRIFHTSEFETNPNLSQIKEHAISFARRTGAELLVPLILNRSLLGMMVLGTRDVRREYSKDELDKLNEVRSVSVMSLSNSIFYERLIELTETLEEKVRNRTRELENAQSQLIMSEKMASLGTMVAGIAHEINTPAGVINGSADNLESNMNYIVKNVFDVVRFARNKKLRKSFEIALLYLLRDRKKSAPMESKDKFRVKKDIREEMTALGIESGLASDVSSFVIENDVLEVRKHIFEVIVHGEKKGYYMLKHASNTNRNIKNIRYSIRNIVRIVKALKYYSHLDQSKSFISADIVEGIENTLVIMHNQLKYGVEVRKNFASIPMVVCNPDELNQIWTNLIQNANQAIRGQGVIEISVYPKAEKVFVEIQDDGPGIDPGIKDRIWDPFFTTKDQGEGSGLGLGIVKGIVEKHKGQITFQSHPGKTVFTVELPLRPPAVST from the coding sequence ATGAAAATCATACGCAAATTCGGACCTCTACTCGGTTTGGTTCTTGCCATAACCTTTTTACAAACCGTCGTTATTCTGACGTTAAATATCGGATCCGCCACCGCCAAAGAGAAGGAACTCCTGATCGGAAGTCTACTCATATCCGCGGCCGCGGCTACTCTGTTTTATATCGTTTTTTCTCTTTTAACGGGTGACACGAGCTTTTCTCAAACGATCGACAGATTGACCGTTCGAGATAGACAATATCTGAAATACCTTTCCGTTTTGGATAAATTTAAGAGCGATTTGATCGCCACGAATATTACGGATTCGGTTTGCGAAAAGATACTCAAATTCGTTCCGAATATCGTTCCACAAGCATCCACAAAGATCTATTTATGGAGAGAAGATTTGGGCACGTTTTCCCCGTTTCCTAAAGACGGGGCAGCGGAACATTTTTATATCTTCGATCCGTTTTTACTCTGGATCACCGAACACGATCGAATCTTTCATACTTCGGAATTCGAAACGAATCCGAATCTATCCCAGATTAAAGAACACGCGATCTCCTTTGCCCGAAGAACCGGCGCGGAACTTTTGGTTCCGCTGATATTAAATCGGAGTCTGCTCGGTATGATGGTATTGGGAACCCGCGATGTGAGAAGAGAATATAGCAAGGACGAATTGGACAAATTGAATGAAGTTCGTTCCGTTTCCGTAATGTCTCTTTCCAATTCCATTTTTTACGAAAGATTGATAGAACTTACCGAGACTCTTGAGGAAAAAGTTCGGAACCGCACGAGGGAATTGGAAAACGCCCAGTCCCAATTGATCATGTCCGAAAAAATGGCGTCTTTAGGAACCATGGTCGCCGGAATCGCTCATGAAATCAATACTCCCGCGGGAGTCATTAACGGGTCCGCCGACAACCTGGAATCGAACATGAATTATATCGTTAAAAACGTTTTCGACGTGGTTCGCTTTGCAAGGAATAAGAAACTCCGGAAATCTTTCGAAATCGCGCTGCTGTACTTGCTCCGAGATCGTAAAAAATCCGCGCCGATGGAATCCAAGGATAAATTCAGGGTAAAAAAGGATATCCGGGAAGAAATGACCGCTCTCGGCATAGAATCCGGACTCGCGAGCGATGTTTCCTCTTTCGTGATCGAAAACGACGTTTTGGAAGTGCGTAAGCATATTTTCGAAGTGATTGTTCACGGCGAAAAAAAAGGATATTATATGCTGAAACACGCTTCGAATACGAATCGGAACATTAAGAACATTCGATATTCGATTCGGAACATCGTAAGGATAGTAAAGGCGTTAAAATATTATTCACATTTGGACCAAAGCAAATCCTTCATCAGTGCAGATATCGTGGAAGGAATCGAAAATACTCTAGTCATTATGCACAACCAACTGAAATACGGAGTGGAAGTCCGGAAAAATTTCGCCTCGATACCGATGGTCGTTTGTAATCCGGACGAGCTCAATCAGATCTGGACCAATCTGATTCAAAACGCGAACCAAGCGATCCGAGGCCAAGGGGTGATCGAAATCTCCGTCTATCCGAAAGCCGAAAAAGTATTCGTAGAAATCCAGGACGACGGCCCGGGGATCGATCCCGGAATCAAAGATCGGATTTGGGATCCGTTCTTTACGACGAAGGATCAGGGAGAAGGTTCGGGATTAGGTTTGGGTATCGTGAAAGGAATCGTAGAAAAACATAAAGGTCAGATAACGTTCCAATCCCATCCGGGAAAGACCGTTTTTACTGTGGAACTTCCTCTTCGTCCCCCCGCCGTCTCTACTTAG
- the hisH gene encoding imidazole glycerol phosphate synthase subunit HisH: MIAVLDYGMGNIHSCLKAVSLYTKDYSYTKDPEVIRNCSALILPGDGHFDKAMSNLRDFGLKNIVDQHVESGKPLFGICIGFQILFEDSDEIFSSNKSATVKGLGYLKGKIRKFRGKNFKVPHIGWNKLFKRRQKDSILLRDIPDESFFYFIHSYRSVEVEGKAITGLCQYYGEKFPAVVEKGNIFGTQFHPEKSHSFGLKILENFIKSL; the protein is encoded by the coding sequence GTGATTGCAGTCCTAGATTATGGAATGGGAAATATCCATTCCTGCCTGAAAGCGGTTTCTCTTTACACGAAAGATTATAGTTATACAAAAGATCCGGAAGTAATCCGGAACTGTTCCGCGCTCATTCTTCCCGGGGATGGACATTTCGATAAAGCAATGTCCAACCTTCGGGACTTCGGCCTCAAAAATATCGTAGATCAACATGTCGAGTCGGGAAAACCCTTATTCGGGATTTGTATCGGCTTTCAAATTTTGTTCGAAGATTCCGATGAAATCTTCTCTTCGAACAAATCTGCGACTGTGAAAGGCTTGGGATATTTAAAAGGAAAGATCCGTAAATTTCGGGGAAAAAATTTTAAGGTCCCTCATATCGGTTGGAATAAACTTTTCAAAAGAAGGCAAAAGGATAGCATACTTCTTCGGGATATTCCCGACGAATCCTTCTTTTACTTCATACATTCCTATCGATCGGTGGAAGTGGAAGGTAAGGCTATTACGGGTCTTTGCCAATATTACGGGGAAAAATTTCCCGCAGTGGTGGAAAAGGGCAATATATTCGGGACACAATTCCATCCGGAAAAATCACATTCCTTCGGCTTAAAAATTCTGGAGAATTTTATAAAATCATTATGA
- a CDS encoding DUF885 domain-containing protein produces the protein MKKILLSLFLIGIVALLAAAGLVLHTAYFRPLTLSLFYEKIFWENVLDDPETLSSLRILDAWGIHSHNSKWTDSSPEREVEVADRKKRQLAALRSYDVAGLSEEERVYYRSLEWSLDLATRGEAFVYYDYPVNQLFGVQNQIPTFLASVHSIDDFRDAEAYIERLKGIPEKLNQCMRGLKLRQAKGIIPPIFILERVLHEIRNFKKSDPKENILYSNFLNKMNKISSEENPDKKKYLAEAENEIRKNIYPAYERLEEFLKIQTKSSDKKAGVWKLPDGDEYYAHVLKYHTTTSFAPEEIHSLGLSEVQRIQTEMKEILTSLGFKRADIPTALKELRSKPEFLFPDSEEGREMVLASYSEILADSIRRSKEIFPRWPKAKVEVRRIPPFKEAGAPGAYYEEPSLDGKRPGVFYANLRDLKEIPKFGLRTLTYHEAVPGHHLQIAWAQELTDAPRILRTTHFTAFVEGWALYAERLAKDYEFFKEDPYSDLGRLQAELFRAVRLVVDTGIHRKRWTREQAIEYMNKNTGLPPKDVTAEIERYIVYPGQACAYKIGMISFLKLREDWKNKTGERFDIKAFHEFALGKGSLPMEILEEESKRFLSSK, from the coding sequence ATGAAAAAAATCTTATTGTCCCTGTTCCTTATCGGGATCGTCGCTTTACTTGCTGCGGCAGGCTTGGTATTGCATACTGCCTATTTCAGACCTCTGACCCTTTCCCTATTTTATGAAAAGATATTTTGGGAAAACGTTCTCGATGATCCGGAAACCCTTTCCTCACTGAGGATTTTGGACGCCTGGGGAATCCATTCCCATAATTCGAAATGGACCGACTCTTCTCCGGAACGCGAAGTAGAGGTTGCCGACAGAAAAAAGAGGCAGTTAGCGGCCCTTCGTAGTTACGATGTCGCAGGATTGTCGGAAGAGGAAAGAGTATATTATCGATCTCTGGAATGGAGTCTCGATTTGGCGACGAGAGGAGAAGCATTCGTATATTATGATTACCCGGTAAATCAATTGTTCGGAGTGCAGAATCAGATTCCGACTTTTTTGGCTTCCGTGCATTCGATAGACGATTTTCGAGATGCGGAAGCTTACATCGAAAGATTGAAAGGGATACCGGAGAAATTAAATCAGTGCATGCGCGGCTTAAAGCTAAGACAAGCCAAAGGTATTATTCCGCCTATTTTCATACTGGAACGAGTATTGCATGAAATCAGGAATTTTAAGAAATCGGATCCGAAGGAAAATATATTATATTCGAATTTTTTAAATAAAATGAACAAGATCTCATCCGAAGAGAATCCGGATAAAAAGAAATATCTAGCGGAAGCCGAAAACGAGATTCGAAAAAACATTTATCCGGCATACGAACGATTAGAGGAATTTCTAAAGATCCAAACCAAGTCTTCGGATAAAAAGGCAGGAGTCTGGAAGCTACCGGATGGAGACGAATATTATGCCCATGTTTTGAAATACCATACGACTACGTCCTTCGCGCCCGAAGAAATACACTCGTTGGGACTTTCCGAAGTCCAACGGATTCAGACGGAAATGAAAGAGATATTAACCTCTCTCGGTTTTAAAAGAGCGGACATCCCTACCGCGCTGAAGGAGTTGCGGTCCAAACCCGAATTTCTTTTTCCGGATTCGGAGGAGGGAAGAGAGATGGTTTTAGCCTCTTATTCCGAAATACTGGCCGATTCGATCCGAAGATCCAAGGAAATTTTTCCGAGATGGCCTAAGGCAAAGGTAGAAGTCCGTAGAATTCCTCCCTTTAAGGAAGCCGGTGCTCCCGGCGCATATTACGAGGAGCCCAGTTTGGACGGAAAACGTCCTGGAGTCTTTTACGCGAATTTACGCGACCTGAAGGAAATTCCCAAATTTGGCCTGCGGACTCTAACCTATCACGAAGCGGTTCCCGGACATCATTTACAGATCGCCTGGGCCCAAGAATTGACCGATGCCCCTCGAATTTTACGGACGACGCATTTTACAGCCTTTGTGGAAGGTTGGGCTTTGTATGCGGAACGATTAGCCAAAGATTACGAATTTTTTAAGGAAGATCCCTATTCCGATTTGGGAAGATTGCAGGCCGAATTGTTCCGAGCGGTCAGACTCGTTGTCGATACGGGGATCCATCGTAAAAGATGGACTCGGGAGCAAGCTATCGAGTATATGAACAAGAATACCGGATTACCTCCGAAAGACGTCACAGCGGAAATCGAACGTTATATTGTATATCCAGGACAAGCCTGCGCCTATAAGATCGGAATGATCTCCTTTTTGAAATTGCGGGAGGACTGGAAAAATAAAACCGGTGAACGCTTCGATATAAAAGCCTTTCACGAATTTGCGTTGGGAAAAGGTTCCTTACCTATGGAAATATTGGAGGAGGAATCCAAACGATTCCTATCTTCGAAATAG
- a CDS encoding FecR family protein, producing MFRIKTNLILSSALAISFLIACGPKTGRDQVKSEARVSPAKIVWVVGDVRIQSAAGEKKAEQGLTVSASDTILTGANGSVEIIVADSGIIKVSKNSELSVATLVTDSGSDVKVNVNYGKIVTMVRKEQKTSDFRVVTPTALAGVRGTTFLTSVENPSGNRMNCANEGCEVRFAVLEGSVAVTKVGEDSEVILDRNRELTLKKNQKLTDKLILTLRSESLKELKGLIVLKKNDVLEYNRLVDELKASSEELRILSQTSSVEEAKVQLQKREMSRNSADEVTQTARVVNETKYVQQDVQKEKLKLNPKETF from the coding sequence ATGTTTCGAATCAAAACTAATTTAATCTTATCCTCGGCCCTTGCGATTTCTTTTCTAATTGCCTGCGGTCCTAAAACCGGACGTGACCAAGTCAAGTCCGAGGCTCGGGTATCACCTGCAAAAATCGTCTGGGTAGTGGGAGATGTTAGAATCCAATCTGCCGCTGGCGAGAAAAAGGCCGAACAAGGCCTGACGGTTTCCGCATCTGACACCATCCTAACAGGAGCAAACGGTAGCGTTGAGATTATCGTAGCGGATAGCGGGATCATTAAGGTTTCAAAAAATAGCGAACTTTCCGTAGCCACCCTGGTGACGGATTCTGGATCTGACGTAAAAGTAAACGTAAATTACGGAAAAATCGTGACCATGGTTCGTAAGGAACAGAAGACATCGGACTTCCGAGTCGTGACTCCTACCGCATTGGCAGGGGTTCGTGGGACCACATTTCTTACATCAGTGGAAAATCCCTCCGGAAATCGGATGAATTGTGCTAACGAAGGTTGCGAAGTAAGATTCGCCGTTCTAGAAGGATCCGTAGCAGTAACGAAAGTCGGGGAAGATTCGGAAGTGATTTTGGATCGGAACCGGGAATTGACTCTGAAAAAGAACCAGAAGTTGACTGATAAGCTGATTTTAACTCTGCGTTCCGAATCTTTGAAAGAACTCAAAGGCTTGATCGTACTGAAAAAGAACGATGTTTTGGAATACAATCGTTTGGTAGACGAACTCAAAGCTTCGAGCGAAGAATTACGTATTTTGAGCCAGACCTCCAGTGTGGAGGAAGCCAAGGTACAACTTCAGAAGCGAGAAATGTCTAGAAATAGCGCAGATGAAGTCACCCAAACTGCTAGAGTCGTGAACGAGACGAAATACGTTCAACAGGATGTCCAAAAGGAAAAACTGAAATTAAATCCTAAGGAAACCTTCTAA
- the hisB gene encoding imidazoleglycerol-phosphate dehydratase HisB, which translates to MKEERKTTETEIKLSLNPRGSGKYKFDTQIPFFDHMLSHVSKHSLMDLDLWLRGDIEIDCHHSVEDTAILMGSTLHKLLGDKSGIRRYGHFTLPMDEVLTTVAVDLGGRFFFKYSGPELTGKFGIYDAELSLEFLQKFALNAKMNLHVKVHYGENRHHIHESIFKGFGKALRMAMEIDPQSAGSIPSTKGVLE; encoded by the coding sequence ATGAAAGAAGAGAGGAAAACAACCGAAACGGAGATAAAGCTTAGTCTGAACCCGAGAGGGAGCGGAAAATACAAGTTCGATACGCAGATTCCTTTTTTCGACCATATGCTTTCTCACGTTTCTAAACACAGCTTGATGGATTTAGATCTTTGGCTGCGAGGAGACATAGAAATCGATTGCCATCATAGTGTGGAAGACACAGCCATCCTAATGGGATCTACTCTGCACAAATTATTGGGAGATAAAAGCGGCATTCGTAGGTACGGCCATTTTACTCTTCCGATGGATGAGGTGCTTACCACCGTTGCAGTGGATCTAGGAGGAAGGTTTTTCTTCAAATATTCCGGACCCGAACTAACCGGAAAATTCGGGATTTATGATGCCGAGCTTTCTTTGGAATTTTTGCAGAAATTCGCGTTGAATGCCAAAATGAATCTGCACGTAAAGGTGCATTATGGCGAGAATCGTCATCATATTCATGAATCCATATTCAAAGGTTTCGGAAAAGCTCTTAGGATGGCAATGGAAATCGACCCCCAATCGGCAGGTTCCATTCCGTCTACTAAGGGAGTGTTGGAGTGA
- the rsgA gene encoding ribosome small subunit-dependent GTPase A: MTTSTGRVKEFFTIARVFGAFYDLYSPERGRRRAVLRGKLRTLVSKERHPFVVGDSVLAEESGGEWVISEKLPRKNELLRKSKEGDAQVLCANVDQIAVLVSLRNPETKDGFLDRCLASAYSAGIPALILFTKKDLVDETVLANRIESYSNLGYDVLAVSCKTGEGISDLVSKISGKTTFLAGNSGVGKSSLVNVLSEKELQRTSEISFSTRKGKHTTTNSNFLILEKDIILIDSPGIKEWGILHLTRGEILLSFPELNRFKEECTEPDCCQADLSCRLLQVLESREGIREERRKSLESMLASLDNPFRITRRDHLKNESLS, encoded by the coding sequence ATGACGACTTCGACCGGTAGAGTAAAGGAGTTTTTTACCATTGCTAGAGTCTTTGGCGCTTTCTATGATCTGTATTCTCCGGAAAGAGGAAGGCGGCGCGCCGTTTTACGCGGGAAACTCCGGACGCTAGTTTCCAAAGAACGTCATCCTTTTGTGGTGGGTGATTCCGTGCTCGCCGAAGAATCCGGCGGAGAATGGGTGATTTCGGAGAAACTTCCGAGAAAGAATGAGCTCCTGCGAAAAAGCAAGGAAGGGGACGCTCAAGTTCTTTGCGCGAATGTGGACCAGATCGCAGTGCTCGTTTCTTTACGGAATCCGGAGACAAAAGACGGTTTTTTGGACCGATGTCTAGCCTCCGCATATTCTGCAGGAATTCCTGCTTTGATTCTCTTTACAAAAAAGGATTTGGTCGACGAAACCGTCTTGGCAAATCGAATCGAATCGTATTCAAATTTGGGCTATGATGTGTTGGCGGTTTCCTGCAAGACGGGAGAAGGGATTTCCGATTTGGTTTCGAAAATCTCCGGCAAAACCACCTTTTTGGCGGGTAACTCAGGAGTCGGAAAATCCAGCCTGGTAAACGTCTTATCGGAAAAGGAATTGCAAAGGACTTCGGAGATCAGCTTTTCCACACGCAAAGGAAAACATACGACTACGAATTCTAATTTTCTAATTTTGGAAAAAGATATAATTTTGATAGACTCTCCCGGAATAAAGGAATGGGGAATACTTCACCTTACGAGAGGGGAGATTTTACTGAGTTTTCCGGAATTAAATCGATTCAAGGAAGAATGCACGGAACCGGATTGTTGCCAGGCGGACTTATCCTGCCGGTTGCTTCAAGTTTTGGAATCTCGGGAAGGGATCCGCGAAGAGAGGAGAAAAAGTCTCGAATCTATGCTTGCCAGTCTGGATAACCCTTTTAGAATCACACGCAGGGATCATCTTAAGAATGAAAGTCTCTCCTAA
- the hisA gene encoding 1-(5-phosphoribosyl)-5-[(5-phosphoribosylamino)methylideneamino]imidazole-4-carboxamide isomerase, producing MILIPAIDLLDNCAVRLFKGKYEDKTVYSTEPWKLAEGFEKNGASIIHLVDLNGARGSAGINEESISKIRKSTKLKIQLGGGIRDKEKLAYYDSIGIDRFILGTAAVKDPDLLDFALEKYGKERVVVAVDARDGIVKITGWEEDSGIRYMDLLERIERTGIRSIIFTDIAQDGTLAGPNLDAYREILNKFRFQVIASGGISSLKDIMALSALGTPTPVFGVITGKALYEGRIDLAEAISSLGED from the coding sequence ATGATCTTAATACCTGCCATCGACTTACTGGATAATTGCGCCGTTCGACTTTTTAAAGGGAAGTATGAGGATAAAACCGTTTATTCCACGGAACCTTGGAAGCTGGCGGAAGGATTCGAAAAGAACGGAGCATCCATCATTCATTTGGTGGATTTGAACGGGGCGCGTGGTAGTGCGGGAATCAATGAGGAATCCATTTCTAAGATCCGCAAATCCACGAAGCTCAAGATCCAATTAGGAGGCGGGATCCGGGATAAGGAAAAACTGGCATATTACGATTCCATCGGAATAGACAGATTCATTTTGGGAACTGCCGCAGTTAAGGATCCGGATTTATTGGATTTCGCTTTGGAAAAATACGGAAAAGAGCGGGTTGTGGTAGCGGTGGATGCTCGCGACGGAATCGTAAAGATAACCGGCTGGGAAGAGGATTCCGGTATTCGTTATATGGATCTTTTGGAACGGATCGAACGGACCGGAATACGTTCTATCATATTTACGGACATCGCCCAAGATGGAACCTTGGCCGGACCGAATCTAGATGCGTATCGTGAAATCTTGAATAAGTTCCGATTCCAAGTCATCGCATCGGGAGGTATTTCCTCCCTGAAGGATATCATGGCTCTTTCCGCCTTAGGAACTCCCACACCGGTATTCGGAGTGATTACCGGAAAGGCCTTGTACGAGGGTCGTATCGATCTAGCGGAAGCGATTTCCTCGCTCGGAGAAGATTAA